One part of the Meleagris gallopavo isolate NT-WF06-2002-E0010 breed Aviagen turkey brand Nicholas breeding stock chromosome 20, Turkey_5.1, whole genome shotgun sequence genome encodes these proteins:
- the COIL gene encoding LOW QUALITY PROTEIN: coilin (The sequence of the model RefSeq protein was modified relative to this genomic sequence to represent the inferred CDS: deleted 1 base in 1 codon), whose amino-acid sequence WLLLEPGQARLVTDLLSIIRHRFGFSRRARLSLFLDGALLPPTESARLVRDNDALRVTLEEIAAEGCEEADDDFCAPKDDRKRHKRRQKAQGMSRSGEERHQKEKKKSKCNPECSSGREDTAGDVSDTRKKSKKRKRREENSGMVPRSSEGKKGSADRPPKLQKAHGEEQPAAGAKDGQRAALLAAKAAHGRVDGSATLMAAKSTSKNLTPEARKQRVGTSESSSASSDSDSSESNVKHSKSSHRPAATALPRDKAQTAVTAVARNQMSNAEHCSKTAVSKNAKKSQSSSSDSDSSSEDEGAAAAQGSTAKQALPNSAAAAQTGPSGAPKARSSSSESDSSDSETLVIKKPAANAGLSNSIATNGSKQLPAGIQGPAAGPGRGRGRAAGEGNFWRGPRGRGFRGMVRGRGRGESPGFFYSYSSEGQKQRQLHEAVTNTSVPVQNAVDVPKRDYSVLPLLAAPPQVGERIAFKRLELNENYSPEVSSYKEGRIISWNADKKQIELEILSSSASQIAKEPGKFDLVYQSADGAELIEYAVPQDTKITESWDSLIEPRLIVEPPINGSGIENGAV is encoded by the exons TGGTTGCTGCTGGAGCCCGGCCAGGCGCGCCTGGTCACCGACCTGCTCAGCATCATCCGCCACCGTTTCGGCTTCAGC CGCCGGGCCCGCCTCAGCCTCTTCTTGGACGGAGCGCTGCTGCCGCCCACCGAGAGCGCCCGCCTCGTGCGGGACAACGACGCGCTGCG AGTTACGCTGGAGGAAATCGCGGCGGAGGGGTGTGAAGAGGCAGACGATGACTTCTGCGCACCgaaagatgacagaaaaagGCACAAACGAAGGCAGAAGGCGCAAGGGATGTCCAGAAGCGGAGAAGAAAGAcaccaaaaggaaaagaaaaagagtaaatGTAACCCGGAGTGTTCCTCTGGTAGGGAGGACACCGCTGGGGATGTTTCCGACACTCGGAAAAAAtccaagaagagaaagagaagggaagaaaacagtgggATGGTTCCCAGATCTTCCGAAGGGAAGAAGGGCAGCGCTGACAGACCCCCAAAGCTCCAGAAGGCACACGGGGAGGAGCAGCCGGCAGCCGGAGCGAAGGACGGGCAGCGGGCAGCACTCCTTGCAGCAAAGGCGGCCCACGGGCGGGTGGATGGCAGTGCTACTCTGATGGCTGCTAAGAGCACCTCCAAAAATCTGACACCAGAGGCCCGGAAGCAGAGGGTGGGAACGTCGGAGTCCTCCAGCGCGTCGTCCGACAGTGACAGCAGTGAATCAAATGTAAAGCACAGTAAATCTTCCCACAGACCTGCAGCAACAGCGCTTCCCAGAGACAAAGCACAAACTGCAGTGACTGCTGTTGCTCGTAATCAAATGTCTAATGCTGAACATTGCAGTAAGACTGCAGTTAGTAAAAATGCTAAGAAATCGCAGTCTTCCAGTTCAGATTCTGATTCAAGCTCTGAGgatgaaggagcagcagcagcacaaggcagTACTGCAAAGCAGGCGCTGCCCaacagtgcagcagcagcacagactggGCCCAGTGGTGCTCCCAAAGCCAGGAGCTCCTCCTCCGAGTCTGACAGTTCCGATTCGGAAACACTCGTCATTAAAAAACCTGCAGCCAATGCTGGACTGAGTAATTCCATAGCAACAAATGGTTCCAAACAGTTACCAGCGGGAATCCAAGGGCCGGCTGCCGGGCCGGGGCGTGGGAGAGGGCGTGCAGCAGGAGAGGGGAACTTCTGGAGAGGACCGAGGGGCCGGGGGTTCCGGGGGATGGTGAGGGGCCGGGGCAGAGGAGAAAGCCCTGGCTTCTTCTATAGCTACAGCAGTGAAGGCCAGAAACAGAGGCAGTTACACGAAGCTGTGACGAACACTTCTGTTCCTGTCCAG aatgctgtGGATGTCCCCAAGAGAGACTACAGTGTTCTACCACTTCTAGCTGCCCCACCACAAGTGGGAGAAAGAATTGCCTTTAAG CGCTTGGAACTAAATGAAAACTATAGTCCTGAAGTTTCATCATATAag GAGGGGAGAATAATCAGTTGGAATGCTGATAAAAAACAGATCGAGCTTGAGATCCTTTCCTCATCAGCAAGCCAAA ttgcTAAAGAGCCTGGGAAGTTTGATCTGGTTTATCAGTCTGCAGATGGGGCTGAGCTGATCGAGTACGCTGTTCCTCAGGACACAAAG ATAACTGAAAGTTGGGATTCGCTGATTGAGCCCAGATTAATTGTTGAGCCTCCAATTAACGGATCAGGCATTGAAAACGGAGCAGTCTGA